The Stigmatella aurantiaca DW4/3-1 genome contains the following window.
GGAATCTTGGCCTCCTTGGCCTGCGTGAGGACGACCTCCCAGCCGGTCTCGACGACGGGGGCCAGGACGATGACGTCCACCTTCTGCGCGATGAAGGACGTGAGCGCCTGGATCTGGCTGGCCTGCTTGCCCTGGGCGTCCGCGAACTTGAGGTCCACGCCGCGCTTCTCGGCCTCGCCCCGGATGGACTTCGTCTCCGCCGTGCGCCAGGCGCTCTCGGCGCCCACCTGCGAGAAGCCCACGGAGAGCTTCTTGGCCGCCGCGGGAGGGGGTGTCCCGCCGGAGGGTTGCTCGGCCGTCTCGGCTGGTTGCTGCTTACATCCCATCAGGGCCACGAGGGCCACCGCGATCATCCATCTCATGCGTTGCTCTCCTATTCCTTCAGTCCGTAGACCCGGACATAGTCAAAAGTGGCGGTAAAGCCAGCACCCGACATCGACACCAGCCCGATCCGGGCGCTGGGTCCCAACTGGTGCATCCACGTGCCCATCCGGGTCCAAGCCGTACCATTGATGCTGGAGTAGGCGGTGTACAATTCCTGGCTGCCCTGCGCACGCCGGACGATCCGCAACCAGACGGTCTCGGCGGCGGGACCTCCAACGGTCTCCCCATAGAAGGGCAGGTCCGGGCCCGGCACCGGGTATTCCTTGGCAAAGGCGATCTGCCGCGTCTCCCAGTAGGAGAAGTGGACGAGCTTCACGTAGTGGTCGTCATCCCCGTGGATGACGAGCCCTGCCTGGACGAAGTTATGGCAGCAGCTCACCGGGGGCAGGTTCAGCGTCAATTTCGTCTCGACGGCGTAGTCCCCGCTGGGCACGGGCTCGGTGAGCACCGAGGCCGAGTTGCTGGTCCCATGGAGGTCCGCGGCCTGGGTGTTCATCCGGAAGCCCCCCTGCCCCAGCCCGAAGTCATTCGTGCCCGGCGGGCGAATCCAGGTCCACTGGCCGCTCAACACGGGGCCATCGAACTCGTCCGACGCCGAGGCGATGAGCGCCCCGGGCTCGGCCTCCTGGGCCAACACCCTCTTGTAACGGCTGAGCTCGTTGGGCTGGGAGGCCGGGGCGGGTTGCTCCGTGTCGGAAGCCCACAGGCCTCCGCGCACGGTGGGCCACCCATCCACCCAGTCCAGCGCATCCATCATCAGGAAGCGCTGCGTAAAGCGCTCCTGGCCAGGCTCCGTGCCCAGGTAGGCGTTGTCCCGGTCCACGGCGTGGTACAGCAGCCACTGCTGGCCCCCCGAGTCCGTCAGGACCGTGTTGTGGCCGGTCCCCACCCAGCGGTTGCCATTGAGCCCCAGCACGGGCGTGCCGCCCACCCGGGCGTCGGTGAGGCGAATCCCCTCGCGATCCACGAAGGGGCCATAGGGGCTCCGGGACCGCCCGGCGAAGACGCTGTAGCCCGTCAGGGGGCCCACGCAGCAGTCCGTGGCCGAGGCCAGCAGGTAGTAATACCCATCGTGGGGGATGATGCTGGTGGCCTCGTAACGGTTGGCGACGGTGACCTCCACCTGGGTGTAGGGATCCGACGCCAGGCCATCCTCGGACAGCCGCCGCACGGAGATGCCGCCGAAGTAGCTGCCATAATAGATGTACCGGGCCCCATCCTCGGCGGTGATGACCTCGGGATCGATCGCCCACCGCCTGCGCTCGTCACCACAGCAGGGCGCCTCGTGCGGCTCGACGACCGGCTTCGCCGCATGGGTCCAGGGGCCCAGGGGGCCGTCACTGGTGGCCACGCCGATCGCGTTGCCTCCCGACTTCGAGTCGACCACGGAGTAATACAGATGATACTTCCCGCCGAAGTATTCGATCTCGGGAGCCCAGAGATCCGTGGTGGGCTGAGCCCACTCGGGAGGGGCCGTGAAGGCATCCCCGGCGTATGTCCAATCCACGAGGTCCGTGGATTTCAGCATGGGAATCAGGTGCTGTTTGAGTTTGCCCTCGCCGTCCTTGTCCTGCGCGTTCAGCGGGTCCATCGTGCAGTAGACGTACCAGGATGTATCACCCGGCTGCTGTCCGCGAATGAGGGTGGGGTCCGGGCAATTGTCGACCGTGCCTCCCCCGGGAATCACGGCCCGCAGGGGATTGGTGTAACTCTTGGTGTTGACGGTGGGAGGGGTGGGGGGCGGCTCTTCCGTGGGAGGCGTTTCATCCTCCGAGCAAGCCGTGGCGCTCAGCACAGCGAGCACCGTCAGCCACAATCCCATCCGGCTCCAGCCTCGCGATGAGGACGGACGTCTCCGCATTTTCCACTTCCCCTTTGAGAGATGAAACGGCTTGCGGCACCCGGGTTTTCCCCGCGCCAGGCACCCTGCAAGTGGCCGGGCATCTCATGACAGACATCAACAACGTGTCAAGGACGGCGTTCGTGTTGGCTTAACAACACATCGTGATGGAAAGACATATCAACGCGTCGCGTCGCGGCCCATGCGTGAACAGCGCTTCCATTGACCCGTGGATCCGCTCTGCGTAGCCTGCCGCCCCCTTCCCTCGAGGTTCTGGCCCTGCTCATGCGTTCTCGCGGTGTCTTTCTTTCCGCAGCCCTGCTCTCACTGACCGTCCTGGCCGCGCTGACGGCCCCGGGCTGCTCCTCGGACGAGCCCAAGCCCCCGGAGAACCCCCCGGAGAATCCACCTCCCCCTCCGCCCGCGTTGGACATCACCAACCCGGTCCTGTCCGGTGACTATCCGGATCCTTCGATTCTGCGCGTCGAGGACACGTACTGGGCCACCGCGACGTCCTCCGAGTGGGCGCCCCACTTCCCGCTGTTACGCTCGACGGATCTGCTTCACTGGGAGCTGGTGGGGCCGGTCTTCGAGAGCGAGCCCACCTGGTCCGAGGGCAACTACTGGGCGCCGGAACTCGCCACGGACAACGGCCGCTACTTCATCTTCTACACGGCGAAGAAGAAGGGAGGCCCCCTGTGTGTCGCCGTCGCGACGGCCTCGCAGGTGTCCGGGCCGTACACCGACCGGGGGCCGCTCGTCTGCCAGGCGCTGGGCTCCATCGATGGGGCGTTGATCCGCGACGAGAACAACGTGCTCTACCTGGTGTGGAAGGAGGACGGGAACAGCCAGGGCCTGCCCACGCCCCTCTGGGCGCAACCTTTGTCCGAGGAGGGCACCCAGCTCATCGGCGAGAAGAAGCAGATCCTTCTGAATGACACGCCGTGGGAGGGGCAGGTCGTCGAGGGGCCCTACCTCCTCCGGCGCAACGGCTGGTTCTACCTCTTCTATGCGGGCGCCGGATGCTGTGGGCGCGCCTGCAACTACGGGGTGGGCGTGGCCCGCTCGAAGACGCTGCTGTCGGGCTGGGAGAAGCACCCCCTCAACCCCATCGTGAAGAACAACGCGTCCTGGAAGTGCCCGGGACACGGCAGCGTGGTGACGGATCCCCTGGGCCGGGACTACCTGCTCTACCACGCCTACAGCACCACGGACTCCGTCTACGTCGGCCGGCAGGGTGTGCTGGATGCCATCCAGTGGGGAGAGGACGAGTGGCCTTCGATCAACTCGCGCCGGGGCACCGGCGGCAAAGTCCTGGCCACGCCCCCGGCCTTCTTCGATGACTTCACCGCCACGGCGCTGGTCCCTGGCTGGCAGTGGCCGAAGAGCCGCGCGCCCTCTACTGCCCTCACCGGGGGCGTGTTGACGCTCGCGCCCCCCACGGCCCAGGCGGCGGACCCCATCGGCGCGACCCTGGCCCGCTCCACCAACACCGGCACCTACACGGCCGAGGCGATCCTGGAGGTGGGAGACCTTTCCGCGGAGACCTCGGCGGGACTGGCGGCCTCGGGCGATCCGGAGAACGGGCTTGGCATCGCGCTTCAGGCGGGCAAGGTGGCGCTGTGGATCCGGAAGGGAAACACCCATGCGGTGGATGCCAGCACCTCCCGGGAAGCGCCCGTGGCAAACGGAAAGCTGCACCTGCGCATGACGGCGAGGTCCGGACACCTCTACCGGTTCGCCGTGAGCGGGGATGGCGCCTCCTGGACGGACGTGGGGGGTGAGCTGAATGGCGACTTCCTGCCCCCCTGGGACCGTGGTGTGCGTGTGGCGCTCACGGGGGGCGGCGGCGCGGGGGCGGCGGCACGGTTCGACTCGTTGCGCATCACCCCCGAATAGGGGATGAAACGCGGCGTGACCCCTTCCTTCCAAGATCTCTACGGCCACCCTCCGGAGACCATTGTCCAGGCCCCCGGCCGGGTGAATCTCATCGGTGAGCACACCGATTACAACGGCGGCTTCGTGCTGCCGATGGCCATTCCGCAACAGACGCACGTCGAATTGCGGAAACGGGAGGACCGGCGGGTCCGGGCCTTCAGCCTCAACACGGGCCAGCGAGGAGAGATCCTCGAATACGAGCTGGGCCAAGAGGACCGGCGCAAGAGGTGGATCGACTACCTCCAAGGCGTCACCTATGTCCTGCGGCGCGCGGGCCACGCCCTGACGGGCTTCGAGGTCCGCATCCACTCCGAGGTGCCGTTGGGCAGCGGGCTGTCTTCCAGCGCCTCGCTGGACGTGAGCCTGCTCCGGGCCCTGCGTCAGGCGTTCTCGCTGCCC
Protein-coding sequences here:
- a CDS encoding family 43 glycosylhydrolase, which codes for MGLWLTVLAVLSATACSEDETPPTEEPPPTPPTVNTKSYTNPLRAVIPGGGTVDNCPDPTLIRGQQPGDTSWYVYCTMDPLNAQDKDGEGKLKQHLIPMLKSTDLVDWTYAGDAFTAPPEWAQPTTDLWAPEIEYFGGKYHLYYSVVDSKSGGNAIGVATSDGPLGPWTHAAKPVVEPHEAPCCGDERRRWAIDPEVITAEDGARYIYYGSYFGGISVRRLSEDGLASDPYTQVEVTVANRYEATSIIPHDGYYYLLASATDCCVGPLTGYSVFAGRSRSPYGPFVDREGIRLTDARVGGTPVLGLNGNRWVGTGHNTVLTDSGGQQWLLYHAVDRDNAYLGTEPGQERFTQRFLMMDALDWVDGWPTVRGGLWASDTEQPAPASQPNELSRYKRVLAQEAEPGALIASASDEFDGPVLSGQWTWIRPPGTNDFGLGQGGFRMNTQAADLHGTSNSASVLTEPVPSGDYAVETKLTLNLPPVSCCHNFVQAGLVIHGDDDHYVKLVHFSYWETRQIAFAKEYPVPGPDLPFYGETVGGPAAETVWLRIVRRAQGSQELYTAYSSINGTAWTRMGTWMHQLGPSARIGLVSMSGAGFTATFDYVRVYGLKE
- a CDS encoding family 43 glycosylhydrolase, which gives rise to MRSRGVFLSAALLSLTVLAALTAPGCSSDEPKPPENPPENPPPPPPALDITNPVLSGDYPDPSILRVEDTYWATATSSEWAPHFPLLRSTDLLHWELVGPVFESEPTWSEGNYWAPELATDNGRYFIFYTAKKKGGPLCVAVATASQVSGPYTDRGPLVCQALGSIDGALIRDENNVLYLVWKEDGNSQGLPTPLWAQPLSEEGTQLIGEKKQILLNDTPWEGQVVEGPYLLRRNGWFYLFYAGAGCCGRACNYGVGVARSKTLLSGWEKHPLNPIVKNNASWKCPGHGSVVTDPLGRDYLLYHAYSTTDSVYVGRQGVLDAIQWGEDEWPSINSRRGTGGKVLATPPAFFDDFTATALVPGWQWPKSRAPSTALTGGVLTLAPPTAQAADPIGATLARSTNTGTYTAEAILEVGDLSAETSAGLAASGDPENGLGIALQAGKVALWIRKGNTHAVDASTSREAPVANGKLHLRMTARSGHLYRFAVSGDGASWTDVGGELNGDFLPPWDRGVRVALTGGGGAGAAARFDSLRITPE